CGGAATCTCTTCATTACACCTTCGCGTTTACCTTGAGACAAATCACCGTGCAGCTCATCACAATCATAACCTGCTGCTTGGAGTGCTTCGTTCAGCTTGGACACCCGACGTTTGGTCCGGCAGAAAATAATAGCCAAGTAAGGACGATCCCGTTCAATCAATGTTTTGAGTGCCTCTTCTTTATTACGATCCGAGACTTCCACGACTTGCTGTTTGATATTATCCAGCGGAATCGGAGAACCACTCTTAATAATGATATCCAGAGGCTCTTTCATGTAATTAGCTGCGAGACGTTTAATCGGATCTGGCATCGTCGCAGAGAACAACATCGTTTGACGGCGATAAGGAACAGCCGTAATAATGGTCTCTACATCCTCCAAGAATCCCATATGCAGCATTTGATCCGCTTCGTCCAGAACGAGCATCTTAACGCCACTAAGATCGAGCGTCTCCCGGCGCATATGATCTAGCAGTCTGCCCGGTGTACCGATAATAAGATGTCTGCCACCTTCGAGCTTACGCAGCTGCTTCTCAACATCCTGACCACCATAAACGGCCAAGATTTTAATATCCGTATGACGCGCCAGCTTACGTGCCTCTTCTGTAATCTGCAAAGCCAACTCACGTGTTGGGGCCATAATTAGCGCCTGCGGATAAGCTCGCTCCGTGTGGATCTTGTCCATAATTGGCAGCAAGAAAGCTAATGTCTTCCCTGTACCTGTCTTCGCTCTTGCAATTACATCCAAACCCTGCACCAATGGCGGTATTGCTTCCTGTTGCACTGGTGTAGGCTTAACGATGCCTTGACCTTGAAGCAATGTACACAGTAATTCTGAAACACCTAATTCTTTAAATCCCGGCAAATTCTCCACCTCACTATTTTCTCAGTTAAATTTGATTACATCTCTTACTTAACTTCCGTCTTCCAAAGCCCTATTCAGGCAGCCCTAACCCGACTGTCCTTTTGGGGGCGTATGCTTCCGATTCAGCTATATTCAAACAAAAGCGGAAGAACCCCGTCACCGGCATTCTTCCGTCCCATGTATCCCTTGACCCGTTAAAAGAGTGCGGTCAAAGTTCGGTTTCTGGGCAGCAGCGATCCACCGGACGTTTAGACGGCACTCCATTTGCGTTCCATTCCACTTTATACAATAGAAGTAAAGTTAAGCTTAGAAAGTTATCTTTTATATTGTACTTGATAGAACGGCATTTGTGTGAACCTGCAGAATAATAATTATTCTATCCTGCAGGTTAGAACCTTCCCGATTTAAAAATCGCATAGATCAACCATAGGAACATCAGAAGCGCTATTACGCCGCCAATCTCCACTGTAGGAAAATTCCATAACACTGAAGGCTGACCGCGCATCGCAGTGCCTATAATGAGTCCAACCATGATGATACTGAACGCAAGCATCACAATACTAAATGCTAAGCGGTTCCCAACCCGGTCCAGCTTTCGCTCCAGATGCTCGAGCTCAGGTGCCGCAATCTCTACCTTTAGCTTTCCCTTAGTAATTAGCGCAGATAACTGCCTTGCCTGCCCAGGAAGCTCTAAAAGACTCTCCGTTAAATCGGCTACGCCTCCAAGGAACTTGCGCTGCAATCGGGGACCACTAAATCGCTGCTTCACAAGTTCACGTCCAAAAGGCTCTGCCATCTCTAAAATGCTAATCGTTGGATCTAAATTGCTAATGACACCCTCAAGCGTCAGCATCGTCTTACCAAGCATCGTTAGATCCGGGGGAAGAACTAATCGATGCTTGCGAGCAATGCCAAACAGATCATTTAGCGCTTTGCCTATGCTCATCTTACTGAACGGAACATCATAATACTCTTCGCGAAGTCGATCCATATCATTATGCAACGCTGCTCGATCAGCATCCTCAGGGATGACGCCGAGACGCAAAATTGCCCGGACCATCGCATCCGTATTCTTACGCATTAGTGCGATGACAAGCGCAGACAGCTGCTCTTTCATCTCTTCGTTCAGCCGCCCCATCATGCCAAAATCAATCAAAGCCAGCTTCCCATCAGCCATTCGTATAACATTCCCTGGATGCGGATCCGCATGAAAAAAGCCATGAATGAAGATTTGCCTTAGCATCATTTCCACGAGCTGCTGAGCGATAACCTTAAGTTTAACTCCGTTACTCAATAACTCATCGCGACGACTCAGCGTAATCCCTACCACATATTCCATCGTCAGCACCCGTTCTGACGTATAGTCCCAATGAATATCCGGTATGTATACTCCGTCATAATCCATCTGTTGAGCAATTTTCTCTGCATTGCGTCCTTCTTGGCCGTAATCCAGCTCGCCAAGCAGAGATTTCGAGAATTCCTCTACCATACGGGACAACTGATATTGCCTCGCCCAGCCTAGCTGCTTCTCAGCAAGGGCGCTTAGATCTTTGAGAATTTCCAAATCCCTACTCATCGTTCGCAGTATACCAGGGCGCTGAACTTTAACAGCCACGACCTGCCCACTGTGAAGAACAGCTCTATGCACTTGACCGATCGACGCAGCCGCAAGGGGAGTATCCTCAAAAGAATTAAAGATCTCATCCATCCGTTGATCGAGTTCATGCTCCACAATCGTGCGCACGCGCTCCACAGGGAACGGGGGCACATTATCCTGTAGTTTTACCAATTCTTGAATAATAGAATCAGGCAGCAGATCCGAACGGGTACTGGCGAGTTGTCCAAGCTTAATAAAGGTTGGGCCCAAATCCTCCAATACGAGACGAATCCGCTCCCCGAGTGTAAGACTTGTATGAGCTTCTTGCGTTACAAGACGGCGTGGAAGGGATAATAAATGATAGAGCCCCAGCTCCTCCACCATATAGCCAAAACCATGGTGCATAAGCGCCATGGCAATGGACCGGTATCGTCCGGCATGTCTGATACGTACTGCCATTTAGTCCGTACGCGTTTCCGCCGATGTTCCTTCTAGATGGGAAATGCCCTCCAGCTCGGCCAATCGACGCTCCAATACAGCAATTCGGCCTTCCAGCTCGTCAATATCACTTTGTACAGGAACCTTCATTTCCTTCAACACGCGTTGTACTTGTTCTTGTACAACAGACTTGAGCATACCTCGCTCTTCCTCACCGCGTTCAATCAGACGGTCAACAAGGGCCTTAGACTCCGAAGGAGCAAGCTCCCCACGCTTCACTAGTTCCTCAACAACCTTTTCTACTTTTTCCTTACTAACAATGGTGAGGCCCACTCCTAAAGAGATCGCTTTTTTAAACAAATCACTCATAGTACTTCCTCCCAAAGATTCCGTTTCGTTACAAACGGAGTTGATGATTAAAGTATACCTCACTGTGTGCGTATTTCAAAAAAACGCAAAATCCCTTAGTTACTTACCGGAATACGTGCAGCCCAAGTAGCTGCCTGCAAGATCAGTTTACGTAGTGCTGGATGGCGGAAGGATGGCTCATGATGCCCAGGCATAAGGAACACTACTCGTCCTAAACCATAGCTGTGGCACCATGCAGCTGGAAGCCATTGACCCTCCGATTCATACTGAAGAAGAATAGTCCGATCTGTGAACGGATCAAATTCGAAATGATAAGGCTCTTCATCCAGCTGGAAGTCTTCAACGCCCTCAGTAATGTCATGCTCTAGCACCTTAAAATTCATTGGCTCGTAAGCAGTGTGACCATTAAAGCGTCCACCGATCAGCTGAGCTAGTTCGTTACGCTTCGTCAATGAAGCACCTGTATGAAGAACAATCAGTCCTCCACCACCGCTCACATAGCTGAGTAGGCCAGCGGTTTGCTGAGGAGATACAGTTTCATTCCATAATTCGTTGTAGGCAATGCATAAGTCATAACTTCCCAAATGCTCAATACGCATCATTTTTTTATTTTCTGAACACTGAACGGTTAATAAATCATTTAAGATCTCGCTAATTTGTTGGTCCACTCCTTGAAGTGGATGGAAACGGGGATGGGTATAATCACCAAGTAACAGACATTTTCTTTTGTCCATGGGGATCCTCCTCCTTATTCATTGTTATTATTCATCACATGTTGCCTATATTCTAAGGAAAACTGCTGCGAATGTCCATGCAGATGGCAGGTTTACTACTCGTAAGGCATCCTCTTCCGGGTAAAAAAGCATCCCCACCCATTGAATCCGGCGGGAATGCTTCTGAATAGTAACGTAAATCTTGTAAAGCTTCCGCACACTGTGGTCTAGCGATTCGCCGCCACATATTTGCCCAACTCTACAATCATGCTTCCCATCCGTTCATGCTCAGGCATGATGATACGTTGTAGGCCCTCTTCTTTTAGAGCCTCAGAGGTAATACGCCCTACAGAAACAGCAAGCACTTTATCCTCGAAAGACCTTAGCATCTCCTCCAGCTTGCCCTGTTCCCGAGCAAACTGAGAGAGGAAACGAAATTGTGGCGCACTTGTAAAAGCCACGGCATCAATCTTACCTTCTATGATTTCTGTAAGCAATCTTTCAAGCTCACCCGGTTCTGGTAGAGTATGACGATACGGCAGCACTTGGCGGGTATTCGCCCCAGCCTCCTGCAGCCATGCGAGCATACGAGGAGCTGGATCGCCGTGCAGCTGCAGTACGACCTCCTTGCCCTTCAAATCCAAAGATTGAAGCCCACGAATCAATCCGATCGTACTTCCGTCGTCGTCACGAACCTCCGGCGTAAGTCCTCTTTTTTTCAAAGCATTCACTGTCTTATAACCCCGTGCAGCAATAATAGAACCAGAAAGGACCTCTAAGAAACGCTCAGCGATATTAAGGCGTTCAGCCGTTTGGAAGAGAGCATCCAGTCCCATGCCTGTGGTAACGATCACCAAATAAGGTGGATGGCTGATCCATGAATTCAATCCTTCCTCCAATGCCTCATCATCAAGAAAGACAGTACCTTGAGCAGGTCGACATAACGCCGTCCCCCCCATATTTTGCACCAGCTTGGCCATCTCTTCCGATTTGCGCGGACCCGCCAAGGCGACCGTGAACCCCTTCAGTTGCTCTGCCATGTACTATTATCTCTCCTCTCTCCGTTGCCTAACCCAACATTATTGTTTATCAGTATACTTGCAAAGGGCTGCAAAAGGGAAGATAAAAGCATCGTTTTCCTATATGAAATATATATTATTACTAGGAGGAGTGTATTTTAAAGCTACTCACAAGCTTTTGCAGTTCCTCCGCAAGACGGCTAAGGTCGGTAGACGAAGACGCCATCTCTTCAACAGAAGCGAGCTGCTCTTGCGCTGCCGTCGCGATGGTCTCTGTATTCACAGCCGCTTCTTCAGAGATGCCGCGAATCTCTCCTATAGCCTTCTCCATGTGATCTGATTCCACCAATAAGGTCTGTACAGCCCCACCCATTGCCTCGATCTTCTCTGCGGCACTCTTGACCGCTCTACGTATACGGGAGAAAGAACGTCCGGAAGTATCCACGGCCTCTATCCCTTCGGTTACGCGCTGCTTTGTGTCTTCCATCGTATGAGTCACCAGCGTCATCTCACTATTAATGGCGGTAATCTGCTCTGCAATCAAATGCGCTGATCTCTCTGATTCCTCTGCCAGCTTACGCACTTCAGCAGCAACAACGGCAAATCCACGGCCATGCTCTCCAGCTCTGGCCGCCTCAATAGAAGCATTGAGAGCTAACAGATTGGTCTGACGGGCAATCCCTGTGATGACGCCGACAATGCCCTCAATTTGACCGGTCCTTTCATTTAGCTTGTCGATTACACTGCCAAGCTCTCCCACCGTTCTATCGATACCATTGATCTTATCCACCACGCTGATGACGGAATCATTTCCTTCCGAAGCAGAGAGTGAAGTCTTGTCCATCATCGCAGACACCTGCTCCATATATACGGAAATATGATCCACTTCGCTTGTCGTCGCCGCTGTACTTTCCATTCCTTTGCGTACACCGATCACCTGCCGTTCCGTCCCTGCCGCTACCTCCTGAATCGCTATCGTCATTTGTTCGATTGTTTGGGCATTCTGCTCCGCACTGGCAGTCAGCTCTTCGGCTGAAGAGGAGACATTACTCGTCATCTCCTGCACACCTATGATCATCTCGCGCAGGCTGAGCACCATTAATTGAAAGTTCTCGGCTAGCATGCCAATTTCATCTTTGCGGAAAGCTCCCATGTCTTCGGACAGATCCCCTTTGGCTATCACGGCAGTTGCTTTCCGCAAACGGATCAGAGGCTTCAAGATAGATTGAATATTAAAATAGATTACGATCAGTGCAAGCAGAACGGAAACTACAATTACAAGCAGCGCTGTATTGCGGATTCCACTCGTTACTGAAGTCACTTCATCTATGCTTATCGTGCCTCCGATTCTCCAGCCCGTAAGCTCATTTACCATAAACGTCATCTTTTTATGCGTACCCTTGTAGACATAATCAAAAGTACCTTGATCTTCCTCAAACATTTTCTTTATAAAGTCATCGGATGACTCCAGCCCAATAGCCTCTGTTGGATGAACAAGATATTTCTTGCTGTTATCCAGGATAATAATATATCCTTCCTTGCCCACCTTGGTCGCGGTCAATTCTCCTAATGCAGATAGATTGAGATTCAGGGTTATTACCCCGTCACCGCTCTTCAGGACCGTTGATATCGCGATCGCCGTTTCCTGATTCACAGTTTGAAAGGCCGGAGAAATCACAACACCTTTCCCGTGCTTCAGAGAATTAATATAGGCACTTTCCTGCCTGGGATCATAGCCTTCGGGCAGCTTGGCTTCCGAAGCATGGATCGATTGCCCTCTGCTTGTACTAACATAAATATCTAGCACATCAGGATGTAGCACAGCATATTCCTTTAATCTGTCCTTCATAGAAGCTACCGTCTCTCCATTTGCCTCACTGTTGGTCCCCTCAGCGGTGAACTCAGCAGCAAAATAAGAAATAGCATCTATTTTCGATTGAATATTCGAGTTGATGATTGCATCTACTGCCTCAACACTTTCGGTAGCATTGTTCACCAGTTGATCTTCCACTTCATGGCTAGCAGATTGATAGGTTCGCCAACCGATAATGATACTGGGCAACAGTAGAACTAATAGGTATGTCAGAATTAATTTGGTTCGGATACTCATACCCGCTTTTTTGTTCATAGATGT
This genomic stretch from Paenibacillus sp. FSL H7-0737 harbors:
- a CDS encoding ABC1 kinase family protein, with amino-acid sequence MAVRIRHAGRYRSIAMALMHHGFGYMVEELGLYHLLSLPRRLVTQEAHTSLTLGERIRLVLEDLGPTFIKLGQLASTRSDLLPDSIIQELVKLQDNVPPFPVERVRTIVEHELDQRMDEIFNSFEDTPLAAASIGQVHRAVLHSGQVVAVKVQRPGILRTMSRDLEILKDLSALAEKQLGWARQYQLSRMVEEFSKSLLGELDYGQEGRNAEKIAQQMDYDGVYIPDIHWDYTSERVLTMEYVVGITLSRRDELLSNGVKLKVIAQQLVEMMLRQIFIHGFFHADPHPGNVIRMADGKLALIDFGMMGRLNEEMKEQLSALVIALMRKNTDAMVRAILRLGVIPEDADRAALHNDMDRLREEYYDVPFSKMSIGKALNDLFGIARKHRLVLPPDLTMLGKTMLTLEGVISNLDPTISILEMAEPFGRELVKQRFSGPRLQRKFLGGVADLTESLLELPGQARQLSALITKGKLKVEIAAPELEHLERKLDRVGNRLAFSIVMLAFSIIMVGLIIGTAMRGQPSVLWNFPTVEIGGVIALLMFLWLIYAIFKSGRF
- a CDS encoding phasin family protein, producing the protein MSDLFKKAISLGVGLTIVSKEKVEKVVEELVKRGELAPSESKALVDRLIERGEEERGMLKSVVQEQVQRVLKEMKVPVQSDIDELEGRIAVLERRLAELEGISHLEGTSAETRTD
- a CDS encoding ThuA domain-containing protein, with protein sequence MDKRKCLLLGDYTHPRFHPLQGVDQQISEILNDLLTVQCSENKKMMRIEHLGSYDLCIAYNELWNETVSPQQTAGLLSYVSGGGGLIVLHTGASLTKRNELAQLIGGRFNGHTAYEPMNFKVLEHDITEGVEDFQLDEEPYHFEFDPFTDRTILLQYESEGQWLPAAWCHSYGLGRVVFLMPGHHEPSFRHPALRKLILQAATWAARIPVSN
- a CDS encoding uroporphyrinogen-III synthase yields the protein MAEQLKGFTVALAGPRKSEEMAKLVQNMGGTALCRPAQGTVFLDDEALEEGLNSWISHPPYLVIVTTGMGLDALFQTAERLNIAERFLEVLSGSIIAARGYKTVNALKKRGLTPEVRDDDGSTIGLIRGLQSLDLKGKEVVLQLHGDPAPRMLAWLQEAGANTRQVLPYRHTLPEPGELERLLTEIIEGKIDAVAFTSAPQFRFLSQFAREQGKLEEMLRSFEDKVLAVSVGRITSEALKEEGLQRIIMPEHERMGSMIVELGKYVAANR
- a CDS encoding methyl-accepting chemotaxis protein, with translation MTSMNKKAGMSIRTKLILTYLLVLLLPSIIIGWRTYQSASHEVEDQLVNNATESVEAVDAIINSNIQSKIDAISYFAAEFTAEGTNSEANGETVASMKDRLKEYAVLHPDVLDIYVSTSRGQSIHASEAKLPEGYDPRQESAYINSLKHGKGVVISPAFQTVNQETAIAISTVLKSGDGVITLNLNLSALGELTATKVGKEGYIIILDNSKKYLVHPTEAIGLESSDDFIKKMFEEDQGTFDYVYKGTHKKMTFMVNELTGWRIGGTISIDEVTSVTSGIRNTALLVIVVSVLLALIVIYFNIQSILKPLIRLRKATAVIAKGDLSEDMGAFRKDEIGMLAENFQLMVLSLREMIIGVQEMTSNVSSSAEELTASAEQNAQTIEQMTIAIQEVAAGTERQVIGVRKGMESTAATTSEVDHISVYMEQVSAMMDKTSLSASEGNDSVISVVDKINGIDRTVGELGSVIDKLNERTGQIEGIVGVITGIARQTNLLALNASIEAARAGEHGRGFAVVAAEVRKLAEESERSAHLIAEQITAINSEMTLVTHTMEDTKQRVTEGIEAVDTSGRSFSRIRRAVKSAAEKIEAMGGAVQTLLVESDHMEKAIGEIRGISEEAAVNTETIATAAQEQLASVEEMASSSTDLSRLAEELQKLVSSFKIHSS